The genomic window ATGTCCCCGCATGCGCATGGTCTTGCACTCGATGAAGATCGGGCCTCCCCCACCGCGGATTTGGGCCGCTGCCTCCTTCGTGGTCTGGTAGACGGCTAGGATGTCGTTGCCATCGATGATCCGTGTGGGCAAGCCGTAAGCCTTGGCCCGGTCCGCGACGTGCGGGACCGCCATCTGTCGGGAGACGGGGACGGAGTAGGCGTACTGATTATTATGACAGATGAAGAGTATGGGGAGCCTGAGGACGGCGGCCAGGTTGAGTCCCTCATGGAAGTCCCCACGGCTCGAGGCGCCGTCTCCAAAATAGGCGACGGCGATATGGGGCTCCCGTCGAGTTTTGAACGCCAGCGCAACACCCGTAGCCACGGGGATCCCGTCGGCCATGGGGCTGATGAAGCCGATAATCCGGCGTCTCAGATCGCCAAAGTGAATAGTGCCATCCTTCCCGCGTGTCAGGCCGGTTAGCCGCCCCAGATACTGGGCCATATATTCGTTCGGGGTCACCCCCTTGACAAGGTGGGCACCGAGGTCCCGGTGAGATGGGGCAATGACGTCATCAGGCTCGAGTGCACAGGCGCTCCCTACGGAGATCGCCTCCTCTCCGGTTCCAACGTAGCAGCCCCCGAGAATCCTCCCTTGACGGTACAGTTTGATGACCCGG from Candidatus Methylomirabilota bacterium includes these protein-coding regions:
- a CDS encoding thiamine pyrophosphate-dependent dehydrogenase E1 component subunit alpha, which translates into the protein MIEGTVVGLGSADLLRFYYYLRLTRGLEDRVIKLYRQGRILGGCYVGTGEEAISVGSACALEPDDVIAPSHRDLGAHLVKGVTPNEYMAQYLGRLTGLTRGKDGTIHFGDLRRRIIGFISPMADGIPVATGVALAFKTRREPHIAVAYFGDGASSRGDFHEGLNLAAVLRLPILFICHNNQYAYSVPVSRQMAVPHVADRAKAYGLPTRIIDGNDILAVYQTTKEAAAQIRGGGGPIFIECKTMRMRGHAEHDDASYVPRELLEEWRGRDPIQKFEHYLREREVPEDQLRAVEARVVKEVEEALDFAEKSPLPDGPEALEGVFAP